Genomic DNA from Thermanaerothrix sp.:
GTGCAAAGCCCGTGCCCCATGGCGGAGATCATCACGCTCATGGCGAAGAGCGAGGCGTTCTTCATGGCGAAGAGCCTGCGCCTTTCGGAGTCCGGCTCCCCGTATAGCTTGAACGGCATGGGCCTCATCTTCGCCGCGTCCTCTTCCTTCATGTAGCCCAGGCGCACCATGCTCTCCAGCACCGGGTCTATGTGGTTCTCCACCGCCATCGGGTCTGCCGCCACTATAAGCACCGCCGAGGCCTCTTCCACCTTGGGCTGGTTGAAGGCGCACTCCCGAAGCCTGCGCTTGTTCTCCCGGTCCCTTACCAATACCACCTCCCAGGGCTGGAGGTTGAATGACGAGGGCGAGAGGTTGGCCTCCTCCAGCACCGCCTCTAGCACCCCTTCGGGTATCTCCCCTTGGGGGTCGAAGAAGTTTATGGACCTCCTCTGTCTTATTGCCTCCGAGACGTTCACGGCATACCGCTCCTTTCTGCTGGGAATTTCAATAATTATATCAGTTTTTGCTTGCCGCCATGCTTCGGCGCAATCTGGTTATATAATTGAAGGCACACAGACGTTCGGAGGTGAGGCGGATGGAGGAGGATCTGAAGGAGATACTGCGTCGCTTGGATGCCATCGAGCAGAAGGTTGGGGGGGATTTGTTGGAGGATAGGGCGGGGGAGGAGCGGATACGAAGATACCTTGAGGGCCTCAAGGACCGGATAGTGGAGGGCATATCCAAGGGGGCCGGAGCCGTGGCGGAGCCCGCCTCGGAGGCCTTGAACCGCGCCAAGGTGATGGTGGGGGAGTCCCCCCTTGCGGTGGCGGCCCTGGCCTTTGGAGCGGGGCTTCTCCTGGGGGCCCTTGTGAGGCACCGGCAGGACTAAGGGCGGGAAGGCGCTTCCTTAAGACGATGGAGACCCTGGCGAAGCTGTTTTTGAGCGCCCTTGAGACCCTGGAGGCGGAGATGCGGCTCCTTAGGGCCCTTTGGGCCCGGTGGGCGGCGGGGGTTATGCTGGGTATCGTGCTCCTTGGGCTGGGGGCGGGCTTCGTCGCCTACGGGGGGGCCCTTTGGGCCTCCCCTTACCTGGGTCGCCCGGGAGCCTTTGCCATTGCGGGGGCGGCCCTTTGGGGCTTGGGGGCGGGGTGTTTCAAATGGGCTTTGGGGCCTCGGAAGAAAGGGAGCTGACCGCTTCCCGGGAGAGGCTGCTCGCCCTCTCCAGGGATGTGGACCGGTGGCTTTCGAAGAACGCTCCCGCCCTAGCGGCGGGGGCCTTCGGTGCGGGGTTTGTGCTGGGGATCACTGGTCCCCGCAGGCTTTTGGTTAAGATCTTCCTCAGGGTGGCCCCTTTGGCCATGGCCTTGTGGAGCCCGGGAGGTGAAGACCCATGAAGTTCTTCGTTGGGCTTAAGCGTTATGTGGCGCCCTTTGCCTCAGCGGCTTTGTGTACGATCCTTTTAGCCCTTCCGGCCGCGTCCGGCGAGATGCCGGACCCAATGAACGGCCGGTACCAGCTTCCAGGGGGCCTGGCGGTGAGACTCTTGGATGGTAAGTGCGTATCAGGAGACCTCAAGGTCCAGCTGGTGGACGCAAGGCCCTTGGACCCCTTGGGGCTTGGCTGGGCGGCGCTGCTCAAGGTGGCGTCTGGGGATCATACCGAGTGGTTCATAGCCTCCACGGGGGACGCCCCCTTTGAGCCCATGCCCCTGGAGGACCGCCATTGGATCAAGCTCTCGGCCAGCGGAGTGCCCTATCTTCCAAGGGTCGTCCATGTGCTGAACCTGGACGGGACGGAGTTGAGGTTCAGGGTTGAGAAGGGCCGGCTGGTGCCCTTGTCGGATGACTGGGAGATGCCGGTCGTAAAGAAGCCCGTCATATACCTCTATCCCCCCGTAAAGACCTTTGTGGTTTTGGAGCCCAAACCCAAGGGAGAGGTGGTGGAGTGCGACCCCCCGCTGGGGCCCTGGCGGGTGTACGCCTCCCCCGACGGTTCCCTTTCCACCGGCGGCCACAGCCTTTACTACGAGTGTTCCCTTCGTGATGCGGTGCGCACCGAGAGCGCGGGATGGGTGGTGCGCGCCAACGGCCTGGAGGGCGGTCTTAGACGCGTTGGGTCCGCCTTGGGCCTTGAGGGGCGGGAGCTGGATGAGTTCGTCGCCTACTGGACGCCTACCCTGAGACAGAAGGGGGTTGACGTGGCGGCAAGGCCCTTCGATCCTGTGTTCCTAAGGGAAAACATGCCCCTTGAGGTCAACCCATCGCCGGAAACCGAGATAAGGGCCCTGGTGGCCTTCAGCCCCTGGGATGGTGGGGTCCTTGATGAGCCTAAGGTGAAGGTCCCCGCCAGGAGGGGCTTTACCCTGGTGGAATGGGGAGGGGTGTGGCTTCCAGAGCCGTAGCGGTTAAAAAAATTAATTTAAATTCCCCGGTTGACAAAATTTTTAGAAGATCTATAATGTCACTGTCGCCCAGGACGGGCGGCGCAACCGTCCTTCTCTAGAAAGGACTAAATTCAGGAGGCAACAAGTGGCTACTCAGGGTACTGTTAAGTGGTTCAACGCGACGAAGGGTTATGGCTTCATCACCACCGACGAGGGTAGGGATGTTTTCTGTCATTTCAGCGCCATCAAGATGGATGGCTACAAGTCCCTCGAGGAGGGGCAGCGGGTCTCCCTTGATGTGGAGATGGGCCCCAAGGGCGAGCAGGCTGCCAACGTGGTGAAGCTCTAAATAAAATTTAGAACTTCCCCGAAGGGGCGATCGTAAGATCGCCCCTTTTTGCTTGTGTGCTGAGGCCTCTTGGCGGGGAAGGACGCGTAAACAAGACGGTTTCAGGGATAAGGCGCGGGACGGAGGTTCGCCTCCGCCCCGCGCCTTATCGCCTTATCTATGGCTTTTCATGCCCTGAGGTTTTGAGGGTTTCCCGCTGCCTTCGAGCCCCCTGGTTATTGTCTTTTTTCACCGCTCCTCCGCCTTGCCGAATAGGCCCATCAACCGCTCCGTCCAGCCCTGGGGCAGCTGCAGCTCCACCATGAGTATGGCCGCCATGACCATGGATGCGCCGATGAACATCTGGGGGGTGAAGACCTCTCCCAGCATAAGCACCCCCGCTATGGCTCCGAAGACCGCCTCGGTGGAGAGCAAAAGCGCTGCATGGGTGGGGGAGGTGTAGCGCTGCGCCACGTTCTGGATCGTGAAGGCTCCAACGGTGGAGAAGGCCACCATGTAGGCCATGGACCACCAGACCCTTGGGGGCATGGCGCCGAACGAGGGCTCCTCAAGCATCGCCGCCAGGGGCAGGCTCAAAAGCCCCAGGGTGATCATCTGCACGGAAGCCAGCCCAACGGGGTCGGTCCTCTTGGAGAACCGGTCCACCCCCAGGAGGTGGCCGGCGAAGAACACCGCGGAGCCCAAGGTCATGAGGTCTCCCTTGTTGAGCCCCCCCGCCTCGGCGGAGCCCAAGGTCCATATTCCCCAAAGGCATATGAACGAAGCCGCCATGGGCTTAAGGCCCGGGAAGCGCTTGGTTATCCCCCAGGATATGAGGGGTGCCAGCACCACGTATGTGGCGGTAAGAAATGCCTGCTTCCCCGCGCTGGTCCATATGAGCCCCATGGTCTGAAGGGCGAAGGCCATGAATAGAAGGACCCCGGCGATGAAGCCGTCGGAGATCCCCCTCTTCGAGAGCCCCGTAAGCCGTTTTCGGAAGATGAGCCCCAGGATGGCGCCTCCAATGAGAAATCGGCACGCCAACACCGTGAAGGTTGGAAGGTACGTCAACGCGTCCTTCAGCACCGCAAACCCCACGCCCCAGAAAGAGGCGGCCAAGAGTATCGAACCGTCTGCCAGGAGCACCGTTCTCCTGCTAATATTTAACCGGCACTCGGTCATTTTAAAGCCTCCCTTCCGGGCTAAGGCCCCGAAGACGTAATATATCATATGGACCCATAAGAGTCTAACTTGTGATCAAAATTAAAAGAATGGGGTGGGTCTCGTGCAAATCGCCGGTTATCTTTTGGGTTTTCTTACCTGGGGAGTAATATTCTGGATCTCTTACGGAAGGGGGATTGCCCCTCTGGTACGATCCCTAAGGTCCCAGTCCGCCTCGCTGCCCCTTGGCAGGGTGTTCGTCCTGTGCTTCCTACTTCTCGAGGTTCTCGTGCAGGGGCTTTGGGTGGCCTACTGCTCCAACCGGGCCATGGGGTTTGTACAAGACCTCGGCAAACCCCTTGCCTACGGTTTGGGCTTTATGTGCTGCCAGGTGCCCCTTGCCATGGTGGCCAGGACCGAGACCCCCGGTTCCGCTTACCACGTGGCAAGGTCCGTGATACCCATGGGGCTCTTCCCCGCCTTCGTCCTAAACCCCCGGTGGCTCTTGATATATCAGTGGATTCTATCCGGCTTTAGCGGATAGGATGGTATAATTGAGAATAATAAACCTTTATTATTAAAATATTAAGGAGTGTGACCCGGTGAATAAGAAGTTCCTTAACCACTCACCGCCCCTTGCCGATATCTTCGGAGGTGCCTCCCGATGGAGGAGGTGAGGAGGGAGTTTCGACGATACTGGATCGTCTCAGCGTTCATGTGGGCCATCATCCTATGGGGCATCGTCATGTCCGGTGGAGACGTGGACGAGCTGTTCGCGGGGCTTCAGCGGATACTCTTCTCCACCTGCACCCTCATAACCGACTACGTGTTGCTTGGAGGTCCCTCCGCCGCGTTGGTTAACGCGGGGTTTTTGGGCCTTGCGGCGCTGGGGGTGTGCGCCGCCGCCCAGGTTAGGCTCACCGGTCCTGCCATAGCGGCGGTTTTTACGGTCTGCGGCTTCGGGTTCTTCGGCAAAAACCTGCTCAACGTTTGGCCCATCATAATCGGTGTGTTCCTCCACAGCCGTTTCCGGGGCGTCCCCTTCAAGGACCACCTTCTCATATCCCTGTTTGGCACGTCCCTGGCCCCCTTGGTCAGCGAGCTTGCCTTCGGGGCCTCCTTGTCGCCGGTGGGGCCTTGGCTTGGGTCCTTGCTGGCGGGGCTTGTGGGGGGGGTTGCGGCAGGTTTCTTCCTGCCTCCCCTTGCCAAACACTTCCTTGTGGTGCACCAGGGCTACAACCTCTACAACGTGGGATTCACCTGCGGCTTTCTTGGGCTGGTGTCCCTTGGGCTCTTTAGGGCCATAGGAGTTCCCCTTGACGGGGGATTCTACTGGTTCCACGGAGGCCACGACATCTTCTTCGTGCCGGTCCTGCTTTTCTTTTCAGCCATGATGATCACGGGCCTTGTGATAACCCCCAACCCAATGCCGGGTCTTAGGGACATTTACTCCTCCTCGGGGCGTCTTGTGTCCGATTTCGTGCAGTACTCAGGCTTCGGCCCTTCCCTTGTGAACATGGGGTCCCTGGGGCTTCTGGGCCTTATGTACATAAGGCTGACCGGAGGGGACCTGAACGGTCCTACCATAGGCGGCATGATAACCCTGGCGGGTTTTGGGGGGTTTGGCAAGCACTTGAGGAACGTGGTGCCCGTCATGCTGGGCACCTGGGGAGCCGCGGTGATATCCGTCTGGCCGGTGGCCAGCCCGGGGGCATCCCTGGCGGTGCTGTTCAGCGGCTGTCTTGCCCCGGTGAGCGGAGCCTTTGGGGTGGTGGCGGGCTTGGCCGCCGGGTTCCTGCACCTAATGGTGGTGATGACCGTGGGCAGCGTCCACGGCGGGCTTAGCCTATATAACAACGGCCTTTCGGGTGGCATCGTGGCCGCCATGCTGCTTCCCGTGCTTGAGGCCTTGAGGGAGGAGGATTGATAGCATGAAAGGACAGTGGGCCAAGGCAGTGCACGCCTGCGGGGAGCTCGTGGCCTACCTGATAAGGCGCGGCTCCCGGGACATAGAGAACCGATTCATGTTCGTAAACGGCGTCCTTCACGTGGAGATCCGATCCTGGGACCTGGTTTTGTCCCAAGAGGAGCTGGAAAAGTTGAGGCGCCGCCTCATACACCCCCAACAGAGGGAGATAGGGGAGTACTACTGGGGGCTGGCCGGGGGGGAGCACAAGGGCACGGAGCTCGAGGTGGTGGGCAACGCCACGGAGGTGCTGTGCGTGGAGTCCTCCCCCGGCGAGGGTACGTTCATAAGGCTGCGCCGCAGGGATTGATGGTTGAAGGGCGGTCCATCGGGCCCCTTGCGGAGCTTCGGGGCTCAGCGCCCCGGGCTCATCTTATCTACCTATGGCGTCAAGCTCCTCCGCCAGCGCCTCCCACTGGGGGTACAATGCCTCAAGGCGCCGGTTTATCTCCGACAGCTCAAGCATGAGGGATTGTACCTTTGACGAATCCCCAAGCACCTCGGGGCTGCACAAAAGCCCCTCCAGCTCCCCCTTCCTCGCCTCCGCCGCCCCGATGGCCTCCTCTATGGGGGCCATCCTGTCCAACACCGCCTTCTTGAGGCGGTATATCCTGTTCCTGTCCTCCGCCCTGCGCCTTCGCTCCTCCTTTATGGAGTCCTTGGAGGAGCTTAGATCCCGGCGGGGCCTCTTGGACTCCTCCCCAGGTAAGTCCGAGTTACCATCGAGCTCCCCCCGAAGCTCCGCGAACCTGCTGTAGTTCCCCAGGTATTCCCGAAGGGTGCCCCGCCGTATCTCGAACACCCGGTTCACCACCGCGTCTAAGAAGTCCCGGTCGTGGGAGACTATCACCAAAGTTCCCTGGTAGGCCCCAAGGGCGCTTGCGAAGATCTCCTTGGTCCTCTCGTCCAGGTGGTTTGTGGGCTCGTCCAGGAGCAGCAGGTTCGCGGGCTCCATGAGCATCTTGGCCAGCGTAAGCCGGGACTTCTCGCCGCCCGAAAGGACCTCCACCGGCAGGTCCCAGTAGTCGGGGCCTAAAAGAAAGGCCCCAAGGGTTGACTTCACGTCCTGGTCGGTGACGGACAGGCTGGCGGATCTTGCCTCCTCCAGAACGGTCTTGCCATAGTCCAGGTTGGTGGCGCTCTCCTGGGAGAAGAAAGCGGTCCTAACCCCGCTGCCAAGGCGCAGGGTTCCCTCCGACGGGGATTCCCTAAGGCCCATGAGCCGCATGAGGGTGGACTTGCCGGACCCGTTGTACCCCACCAGGGCCACCCGGTCGCCCCGGTGCACCTCGAACCGCACTCCCCGGAAGATCCACCGTCCGTCGTAACTCATGCCAAGGTCCTGGGCGCTCATGACCAACTCGGGCCCCCTGGGAGGGGCGGGGATCTTTATCTTGAGCTCCCTGGCGGACTCCATCTGCCCCGTCTCCTCTATCCTCTCCAGGGCCTTCAGCCGGCTTTGTGCCTGAGAGGCCTTCGAGGCCTTGTAGCGGAAGCGCTCCACGAAGGCCATGGTCCTGGCCCTCAGCTCCCTTACATCCCGGGCCCTTCGGCGCAGCTCTTCATCCTCCGCCTCCCGGGCCTTGAGGTAGGACTCGTAGCTTCCCTGGTGGGTCCTTATCTTGCCTCCCCGGATCTCCGCCACCGCCCCGGTGGTCCTGTTTATGAAACGCCTGTCGTGGGACACCGCCACCATGGTCCCATCGAAGGACTTGAGGTACCCCTCCAGCCACTCCATGCTCTCCGTGTCGAGGTGGTTTGTGGGCTCGTCAAGGAGGAGCACCTCCGGCTGAGACAGGAGTATCGAGGCCAGCAGTATCCGCATCTTCCATCCCCCGGAGAAATCGGAACAGTCCCTTTCGTAGTCCCGTTCTTCAAACCCAAGGCCGCTCAGAACCCGCTTGGCCCGGGCCTCGAAGGAGTAGCCCCCCAAGGAGGCGATCCTTGACTGCAGCCCGTCGTGCTCCCTGGCGAGCCTTATGGCCTCGTCCTCCTCCATGTGGGGCTCCCCCATTCGAGCTTCCAACTCCCGCATGGCCGCCTCCGCCTGCGTGAGGCCGCTCCTCGACTTCAGGTACTCCATGACGCTCCCTGGCCCCACCTGGGCTATGTCCTGGGGCAGATACCCCACCTGAAGGGCCTTCACCGTGACCGTGCCGGACTCGGGATGATCCTCCCCGGCCAGCAGCCTCATGAGCGACGTCTTGCCGCAGCCGTTGGGACCCACCAGGGCCACCTTTTGCCCCGTCGTAACCACCCAGCCCGCGTTGTCCAGTATCACCCTTTCACCGTATCTAAGGGACACCCCTTCCAAAATTATCAGACCCGATCCCTCCACTTCGCTTCTTGTGGACCAAGGAGGATTTTACAACCCATTAGGTTCTTTGGCGCGGGGATGGTAAACTAAGTCCCATCCTGCCTAGATGAAGGGGGGCTTTCGTAATTAGTATTTTGAAAATGGCTAAGGTCTTCAAGGACCCCAAATGGCTGGCCTGGGTCCTGCAGGACGTGGGCAACTCTGGGTTTGCCACCACCATAATGGCGGTCATGTTCCCCCTTTTCTACCGGGAGGTCCTGGGGACGGGATCTAGCAAACAGCTGGTGCTCGCCATGTGGGGCTACGGCACCGCCCTTGGGATGCTCGTCACCGCCCTTTTGGCCCCTGCGCTGGGGGCCGCGGCGGACCAGCGGGGGATCCGCAAGGCCCTCTTCACGGCCTTTACCGCCCTTGGGGTGGCCTCCTCCTTCCTGATGGGACTGCTTCCCGAAGGTGGCTGGGTCCTTGGGCTTGGGCTTTTTATCGTGGGTTCCCTTGGGTTCTCCTTCAACAACGTCTTCTACGACTCGTTCCTTCCCCACATAGCCCCCGAGGAGGACCGTTCCCTCCTGTCCTCCGCGGGCTACGCCCTGGGATACCTGGGCGGCGGGGTGCTTCTTACGATCAACGTCTTCATGGCCGCCCGTTACGGAGAGGCGGGTTTCAGGATGGCCTTCGCCTCCGTGGCCCTCTGGTGGGCCGCCGCCACGGTCCCCTTCTGGCTGTTCATCCAAGAGCCTCCCGCCACCCCCAAGGATCCCTTGGGGCCCTTCGCAAGGCCCATAAGAACCCTCCGGGAGCTGCCCCAAAACCCCAACGTCATGTGGTTCCTCTTTGCCTTTTGGCTCTACAACGACGGCATAGGGACCATCATGAGGATGGGGGTTATTTACGGTTCCAGCATAGGGATAGATCAGCGCACCCTCCTCATGTCGCTGGTGGCCACCCAGTTCGTGGGCATCCCCTTGACCATGTTGTGGGCCAAGGTGTCGGACTTCATCGGGGACAAGGGGGCCCTCATGGGCGCCCTGGCGGTGTACCTTGTGATATGCCTGTTCGTCCCCTTCATAAGGACCTCGTCCCACTTCTGGGCCATGGCGCTCGCCATAGGTTCCGTCCAGGGCGGCGCCCAGGCGCTGTCCAGATCCCTTTTCTCGAGGATAGTTCCCAAGGACCGCAGCGCGGAGCTCTTCGGCTTCTACGACCTCTCCAGCAAGTTCGCCGGGGTGCTGGGCCCCATGGCGTTCGGGCTCATCTCTCAGATGACCGGCTCCTTCGCCCTTGGGGGGCCGCTGTTGGCGGGGTTCTTCCTCCTGGGAATCGTGATGCTTTTTAAGGTCAGAGCTTGATCCCCCGCTTTTGAACACCGTTGCCTATGTGGTAAGCCAGGGCGAGCCCCAGCCTGTGGTGGGGGTTGTTGAGGTCCACCCCCAACAGCTTCTCCAGCTCGTCCAGGTGGTTCCTCACGGTGTTGTAGTGCAGATGAAGCGCCTGGGCGCACTGCCGGGCGTTGAAGTCGCAGCTCACCAGGCTCTTTACCAGGTCCTTTAGGGGAAGGCTCCTCCTTGAGCTGGACGAGGCCTCCTCGAGAAGGGGTTCGAAGAACCTCTTGTAAACACCCTTGGCCTCGGGAAGCCGGAAGAGGTTGTCCAGCAGGGCGTACAGCGACAGGTCATCGTGGGCGTAAGCCCCGGGGTCCAGGGAGAACTCCCTAAGCCAGTTGAAGGTCCGTTTGGCTTCCTGGTAGGACCTGCTTATCTCTCCCATGGTCCGGACGGTTCCCCCTATGGCCACGTACACCTTGAGGTCCATGGCTCGCTGGTTCCACTCCCGCTTGATCTGTTCCAGGTCGGACAGTGGTATCAGCCCCGTCCACATGTCCCCGAGCCGGTAGCTCATCACCGGGTTTGAAGGGGTCCAACGAGGCGGCGAGGAGCCCTCCGCGGCGGAGACTATGGCCACGCAGGACCTCTGGGGAAGGGTTATGCCAAGCTCCTTCAGGTTGGCCTCGATTATGGAGGGGTCGTTGTATATATCAAGGCAAAGGGCCTCGAATAGCTTCTCCTTCCTCATGGCGGACCGGTTAGATATGGCGGACAGCTCCAGGGCGGAGGCCCGCACCAGCGTCATGGCCCTTAGAACCATCCGTTCCTGCCTTGTGGAGGGAAGGTTCTCCCCTTGGCTCAGCCACAGGTGGAGCGTGAGGGGGGTGTCGGATAGGAAGCGGTAGGAGGCGCTCCACTGTAGGACCCCGCTGTTCCTGAGCTCCAGGCTGGCCACCACCTGCCCCCGCTTGGGAAGCCCCCGCTCCTGGACCACCGGGGTCTTGAGGAAGGCCTGGGTCGCTTCTGGACCCTCCACGGAACCGTCGGGCAGGAAGTTGTGGCATATGCCCATCTGGGAGCACTGGACCGTGAGGGTCCTCTGAAGCCTGGAGGCGAAGGTGGAGAGTATCTGCCGTATGTCCAGCCCCTCCTCAAGGAAGCTCCCCACCTCATAGGGTGAACAGGCAGAACGGTTCCTCTCCTGAAGGATGAAGGTCTGGACCCCCTCTATTATGTCGGTCCAGCGATAGTGAAGGGGTATGGATAGCAGCGGCAGCCCCATCCGATCTGCCTCGCTCACCATGGAGGATGGCAGCTCGTGATGGTACCGGTCCAGCTTCACACCCACCGCCGCTATGCCCCGGTCGTTCACCCGCCTTAAGAAGTCCGTGAAGGCCTCGGGGTCCTCCCGGAATATGTAGCCGCTCCCCACCAGGAACTCCCCGCCCCTCATCCATCGGTCCACGTCCGGGGCGTCTATGACGGACACCGAAGAGAGCTCCCGGTTGAGGCCGCTGCTGCCCCCCAAAAGGTCGAAGTCAGGGAATAGGTGATGCCTTAAAAGGTCCGCCGCTATCAAAGCCAGTCCCCCTTGGACCGCCCATTGTGAAGCCCTGGGCAATATGGATATTGTTGCTCAACGGTCTTCGCCAGATTGTCAACGGTTGCCATGTGATGGCATCCCTTAAGAAGGTATTGTAATGTAGCGGACGATAAAGGCAAGAGGCTTCAGGGCTCGAAAGCGACGATCGCAGGACCTGGTCGGAATGTTGCTCTCGAGGCGGGCTTCCTGTGCCGAATTTACAAAATGAGCGGCGCATAGTTTTACGGGTTCCTGTTTGGGGCCATACGGGGGGATGGGGATGAGATCTTTCGTTGCGGCGGCGGTTCAGTTCGCCGTGGAGCCCATGGACGTGAAGGAGAACCTTCTAAGGGCGGAAGCCTGGGTGGATCGCTGCGTCAAGGAGTCCGGGGCGGAGCTGGTGGTCTTGCCCGAGAGCTTCACCACCGGGTTTACTCCCTTGGGGGACTCGAAGGACCTTTGGGACGCGGTGTCCGAGATCCCAGGGCCTTTGACGGACCGGGGGGTTGAGTGGGCTCGTAAGATGGGAATACATCTGGTCTTCCCAACCTACGAGAGGGGGCCTGAGCGGGTGGTAGTTTACAACTCCGCGGTCCTCATAGGGCCCTCCGGCATATTGGGGGTTTACAGGAAGACCCATCCGTTCCCCACCGAGAGGCTTGAGGGGGGCGGGTGGACCACGCCGGGGCACGAGCCCTTCTGCGTCAAGACGGAGCTTGGGAACATAGGCATAGTGATCTGTTACGACGGCGACTTCCCTGAGCTTGCCAGGGTCACCACCCTCATGGGGGCGGAGGTCATATGCCGGCCCTCGGCGTTCATGAGGACCTTCGACCATTGGGAGATAACCAACCGTGCCAGGGCCTACGACAACCACGTTTACTGGGTGGCCACCAACTCGGTGGGCCGGGACGCTTCGGGGGCCTATTTCTTCGGGGGGTCCATGATAGTGCATCCCTCCGCCATGAAGCTTGCCCAGGCCAGGGCCAGCGACGAGTACGTTTGGGCCCGGCTGGATCCGGACCCCATAAGGCGGGTCTTGCCCAACAGCTCCGGGGAGCAGTGGTTTGACCACGTGGAAGACCGCAACCTAAGGAGTTACCGGGGGATCCTGGATGAGGGCCGTTGCCCCTTTGAGCCCGCCAGGCGGATACCTTACGGGAGGTGAGGGTTATGAGGCCGTTGGAAGGAGTTACGGTGCTGGATCTTACCAGGGTGTTGGCGGGCCCCTTCGCCACCATGATGCTGTCCGACATGGGGGCCAGGGTCATAAAGGTTGAGAACCCCACGGGTGGCGACGACTCCAGGGCCTTTGCCCCCATGGTCAACGGTGAGAGCGCCTACTTCATGAGCATAAACCGTGGCAAGGAGAGCGTCGCCATAAACCTTAAGCACCCGGAGGGGAAGAAGCTGCTCCTGGAGCTTGTGAAGAAGGTGGACGTGCTGGTGGAGAACTTCAAGCCCGGCACCATGGAGAAGCTGGGGCTGGGCTACTCGGTGCTTTCCGAGGCGAACCCAAGACTTATTTACGCCGCCAGCTCAGGGTTCGGCCAGTACGGCCCCTACAGCCACCTCCCCGCCTACGACCTGATCATCCAGGGCATGGGGGGGCTGCAGAGCATAACCGGCCAGGATGAGGAGCACCCTACCAAGGTGGGGTCCTCCATGGCGGACATACTGGCGGGCGTGTTCACCGTAATAGGCATACTGGGGGCATTGCGGGCCAGGGACATCACGGGGCAGGGCCAGATGGTGGACGTGGCCATGCTGGATTGTCTGGTGGCCACGTTGGAGAACGCCATAGCCCGGTACGTGGTGACCGGCAACGTACCTAAGCCCGCTGGCAACGATCATCCTTCCATAGCCCCCTTCGCCACCTTCGAGAGTTCCGACGGGTTCGTGAACATAGCGGCGGGCAACGACGCCCTGTGGGCCAAGCTCTGCGCGGTGCTTGGCATGGAGGATTTTGTGGAGGACCCCAGGTTCCTCACCAACTCGGACCGCATA
This window encodes:
- a CDS encoding nitroreductase family protein, translating into MNVSEAIRQRRSINFFDPQGEIPEGVLEAVLEEANLSPSSFNLQPWEVVLVRDRENKRRLRECAFNQPKVEEASAVLIVAADPMAVENHIDPVLESMVRLGYMKEEDAAKMRPMPFKLYGEPDSERRRLFAMKNASLFAMSVMISAMGHGLCTHPMDGFDEAKVKEAFGIPDRFVIPMLIAVGYLKEGVTLLPRGMRRPLGEFVHRESF
- a CDS encoding cold-shock protein; the encoded protein is MATQGTVKWFNATKGYGFITTDEGRDVFCHFSAIKMDGYKSLEEGQRVSLDVEMGPKGEQAANVVKL
- a CDS encoding DMT family transporter yields the protein MTECRLNISRRTVLLADGSILLAASFWGVGFAVLKDALTYLPTFTVLACRFLIGGAILGLIFRKRLTGLSKRGISDGFIAGVLLFMAFALQTMGLIWTSAGKQAFLTATYVVLAPLISWGITKRFPGLKPMAASFICLWGIWTLGSAEAGGLNKGDLMTLGSAVFFAGHLLGVDRFSKRTDPVGLASVQMITLGLLSLPLAAMLEEPSFGAMPPRVWWSMAYMVAFSTVGAFTIQNVAQRYTSPTHAALLLSTEAVFGAIAGVLMLGEVFTPQMFIGASMVMAAILMVELQLPQGWTERLMGLFGKAEER
- a CDS encoding DUF1576 domain-containing protein; translation: MEEVRREFRRYWIVSAFMWAIILWGIVMSGGDVDELFAGLQRILFSTCTLITDYVLLGGPSAALVNAGFLGLAALGVCAAAQVRLTGPAIAAVFTVCGFGFFGKNLLNVWPIIIGVFLHSRFRGVPFKDHLLISLFGTSLAPLVSELAFGASLSPVGPWLGSLLAGLVGGVAAGFFLPPLAKHFLVVHQGYNLYNVGFTCGFLGLVSLGLFRAIGVPLDGGFYWFHGGHDIFFVPVLLFFSAMMITGLVITPNPMPGLRDIYSSSGRLVSDFVQYSGFGPSLVNMGSLGLLGLMYIRLTGGDLNGPTIGGMITLAGFGGFGKHLRNVVPVMLGTWGAAVISVWPVASPGASLAVLFSGCLAPVSGAFGVVAGLAAGFLHLMVVMTVGSVHGGLSLYNNGLSGGIVAAMLLPVLEALREED
- a CDS encoding ABC-F family ATP-binding cassette domain-containing protein — translated: MEGSGLIILEGVSLRYGERVILDNAGWVVTTGQKVALVGPNGCGKTSLMRLLAGEDHPESGTVTVKALQVGYLPQDIAQVGPGSVMEYLKSRSGLTQAEAAMRELEARMGEPHMEEDEAIRLAREHDGLQSRIASLGGYSFEARAKRVLSGLGFEERDYERDCSDFSGGWKMRILLASILLSQPEVLLLDEPTNHLDTESMEWLEGYLKSFDGTMVAVSHDRRFINRTTGAVAEIRGGKIRTHQGSYESYLKAREAEDEELRRRARDVRELRARTMAFVERFRYKASKASQAQSRLKALERIEETGQMESARELKIKIPAPPRGPELVMSAQDLGMSYDGRWIFRGVRFEVHRGDRVALVGYNGSGKSTLMRLMGLRESPSEGTLRLGSGVRTAFFSQESATNLDYGKTVLEEARSASLSVTDQDVKSTLGAFLLGPDYWDLPVEVLSGGEKSRLTLAKMLMEPANLLLLDEPTNHLDERTKEIFASALGAYQGTLVIVSHDRDFLDAVVNRVFEIRRGTLREYLGNYSRFAELRGELDGNSDLPGEESKRPRRDLSSSKDSIKEERRRRAEDRNRIYRLKKAVLDRMAPIEEAIGAAEARKGELEGLLCSPEVLGDSSKVQSLMLELSEINRRLEALYPQWEALAEELDAIGR
- a CDS encoding MFS transporter gives rise to the protein MAKVFKDPKWLAWVLQDVGNSGFATTIMAVMFPLFYREVLGTGSSKQLVLAMWGYGTALGMLVTALLAPALGAAADQRGIRKALFTAFTALGVASSFLMGLLPEGGWVLGLGLFIVGSLGFSFNNVFYDSFLPHIAPEEDRSLLSSAGYALGYLGGGVLLTINVFMAARYGEAGFRMAFASVALWWAAATVPFWLFIQEPPATPKDPLGPFARPIRTLRELPQNPNVMWFLFAFWLYNDGIGTIMRMGVIYGSSIGIDQRTLLMSLVATQFVGIPLTMLWAKVSDFIGDKGALMGALAVYLVICLFVPFIRTSSHFWAMALAIGSVQGGAQALSRSLFSRIVPKDRSAELFGFYDLSSKFAGVLGPMAFGLISQMTGSFALGGPLLAGFFLLGIVMLFKVRA
- a CDS encoding PucR family transcriptional regulator ligand-binding domain-containing protein gives rise to the protein MIAADLLRHHLFPDFDLLGGSSGLNRELSSVSVIDAPDVDRWMRGGEFLVGSGYIFREDPEAFTDFLRRVNDRGIAAVGVKLDRYHHELPSSMVSEADRMGLPLLSIPLHYRWTDIIEGVQTFILQERNRSACSPYEVGSFLEEGLDIRQILSTFASRLQRTLTVQCSQMGICHNFLPDGSVEGPEATQAFLKTPVVQERGLPKRGQVVASLELRNSGVLQWSASYRFLSDTPLTLHLWLSQGENLPSTRQERMVLRAMTLVRASALELSAISNRSAMRKEKLFEALCLDIYNDPSIIEANLKELGITLPQRSCVAIVSAAEGSSPPRWTPSNPVMSYRLGDMWTGLIPLSDLEQIKREWNQRAMDLKVYVAIGGTVRTMGEISRSYQEAKRTFNWLREFSLDPGAYAHDDLSLYALLDNLFRLPEAKGVYKRFFEPLLEEASSSSRRSLPLKDLVKSLVSCDFNARQCAQALHLHYNTVRNHLDELEKLLGVDLNNPHHRLGLALAYHIGNGVQKRGIKL